One window of the Candidatus Chryseobacterium colombiense genome contains the following:
- a CDS encoding alpha/beta hydrolase → MENQINLAGMEHQPTATARMPKELLETAKKQMDKISEEDYAKVMGLVNVCKREWRSILHKTPDDYGMTNWEDIYFLADDGVPLSGWYIPAKGGESDKLIIFNHALPMSRAGFQGHLGMPWAGFDNIEIDFVYQMKILTDAGYNVLAYDLRNHGQSGEANGGMSGIGQLEWRDCVGVKKYVDNHPRLGTMKVALFNQCLGAISQWVALDKQPELFANVKCFISPLVPNMGPIYQAFSELYGVSQYLDLLDFELLKAGGFSRKEMDPKKYAKNVTMPLLMWQVEHDTWTKNPETDQATFDAIPGSDKELIWIDSTLRFKDGYNYFGRTPEKALAFLEKHMK, encoded by the coding sequence ATGGAAAATCAAATCAATTTAGCAGGAATGGAGCATCAGCCAACTGCTACAGCAAGAATGCCAAAAGAATTGTTGGAAACAGCAAAAAAACAAATGGACAAAATTTCGGAAGAAGATTATGCCAAAGTCATGGGCTTGGTAAACGTTTGCAAAAGAGAATGGCGTAGTATCCTCCACAAAACACCGGACGATTATGGTATGACCAATTGGGAAGATATTTATTTTCTTGCGGATGACGGCGTGCCGCTTAGCGGATGGTATATTCCCGCAAAAGGTGGAGAAAGCGATAAGCTGATAATCTTCAACCACGCATTGCCAATGTCACGTGCAGGTTTTCAGGGGCACTTGGGAATGCCTTGGGCCGGATTTGACAATATCGAAATTGATTTCGTGTATCAGATGAAAATCTTAACCGATGCTGGTTACAATGTCTTAGCCTATGACCTAAGAAACCACGGACAAAGTGGAGAAGCTAACGGAGGTATGAGCGGTATTGGTCAATTGGAATGGAGAGATTGTGTAGGAGTGAAAAAATATGTGGACAATCATCCAAGATTAGGTACAATGAAAGTCGCTTTGTTCAATCAGTGTTTAGGTGCTATTTCGCAATGGGTGGCACTGGATAAACAACCCGAATTATTTGCAAACGTAAAATGCTTCATAAGTCCGCTCGTACCTAATATGGGACCTATTTATCAAGCGTTTTCAGAGTTGTACGGCGTATCTCAATACCTTGATTTATTGGATTTCGAATTACTGAAAGCAGGTGGCTTTTCCCGCAAAGAAATGGATCCGAAAAAATATGCAAAAAATGTAACAATGCCTTTGTTAATGTGGCAAGTGGAGCATGATACCTGGACCAAAAACCCGGAAACAGATCAGGCTACATTTGATGCCATTCCAGGAAGTGATAAAGAACTTATCTGGATTGACAGTACATTAAGATTTAAAGATGGTTATAATTACTTCGGCAGAACTCCGGAAAAAGCATTAGCTTTCTTAGAGAAACATATGAAATAA
- a CDS encoding alpha/beta hydrolase, with amino-acid sequence MKQSVIFRNGEIEMAGNLFLPSDFNPTQKYPAIVVGHPAGGVKEQTAGIYASKMAEKGFVTLAFDASYQGESGGLPRNTENPSARVGDISAAVDFLTTLAYVDAERIGGIGICASGGYFVAATKQEKRIKALATVSGVDIGQMYHKGWNGKGGTVNIQETLEAVANQRTAEASGAEPVYMNWVGERHPEYGKEATDGYDYYRTARAQHPNSTGVFLLTDLSRLINFRAFDRIETLLTQPLLVIAGREANSKWNSDFLYVYAASKNKEYFIVDEANHFDLYDIPQYVDQAIERSTQFFSENL; translated from the coding sequence ATGAAACAGTCAGTAATATTCAGGAACGGTGAAATCGAAATGGCAGGAAATCTATTCCTTCCTTCTGATTTCAACCCAACCCAAAAATACCCAGCAATTGTCGTTGGTCACCCCGCAGGAGGAGTGAAAGAACAAACAGCTGGCATATACGCTTCAAAAATGGCAGAGAAAGGATTTGTTACCCTTGCTTTTGATGCCAGTTATCAGGGTGAAAGCGGCGGTCTACCAAGAAATACTGAAAACCCCTCAGCCAGAGTTGGTGACATCAGTGCTGCTGTCGATTTTCTGACCACCTTAGCCTACGTTGATGCAGAACGCATCGGGGGAATTGGTATCTGTGCCAGTGGCGGTTATTTTGTGGCGGCTACAAAACAGGAAAAACGAATCAAAGCTTTAGCAACTGTAAGTGGTGTTGATATTGGTCAGATGTACCATAAGGGCTGGAATGGCAAAGGAGGTACAGTCAATATACAAGAAACTTTGGAAGCAGTTGCAAATCAGCGTACCGCAGAAGCCTCAGGTGCAGAACCTGTATATATGAATTGGGTGGGTGAACGCCATCCTGAGTATGGTAAAGAAGCAACAGACGGGTATGATTATTACCGTACCGCCAGAGCGCAACATCCTAATTCTACAGGAGTATTTCTATTAACTGATCTAAGCAGACTTATCAACTTCCGCGCTTTTGACCGGATTGAAACCTTATTGACGCAGCCTCTTCTGGTGATTGCAGGAAGGGAAGCCAATTCTAAATGGAACAGTGATTTCCTGTATGTTTATGCGGCAAGTAAAAACAAGGAATATTTTATTGTGGATGAAGCCAATCACTTTGACCTCTATGACATTCCACAATATGTGGATCAGGCTATTGAAAGAAGTACCCAGTTCTTTTCAGAAAACCTTTAA
- a CDS encoding Lrp/AsnC family transcriptional regulator: protein MSNTNYFLFIFIGKNPMEELSKQEIELLRLLQKNSRFDISDLTERLNMSRTSVYDKIKKLENEGYIKEYVAIVDQKKVGLKFTVIVNVSLNSQRLEYVDEFLEKISDLDEVMEAYVTGGIFDIVLKVMVKDPDAYNDFVSNKLSRTPHISKIQSSFVMRYIKQTSALPF from the coding sequence TTGTCCAATACAAACTATTTTCTTTTTATATTTATCGGAAAAAATCCGATGGAAGAATTAAGCAAACAGGAAATAGAGCTGTTAAGATTGCTGCAAAAAAACTCACGGTTTGATATTTCAGACCTGACGGAGCGGCTGAATATGTCCCGGACTTCTGTTTATGACAAGATAAAGAAACTGGAGAACGAGGGATATATCAAAGAATATGTTGCCATCGTTGATCAAAAGAAAGTCGGACTTAAATTTACCGTCATCGTGAATGTTTCGCTCAATAGTCAACGCCTTGAATATGTGGATGAATTTTTGGAGAAAATTTCCGACTTGGACGAGGTGATGGAAGCATACGTTACGGGCGGGATTTTTGATATCGTTTTAAAAGTGATGGTCAAAGACCCGGATGCATACAATGATTTTGTTTCTAACAAACTTTCGAGAACACCTCATATCAGTAAAATCCAAAGTTCTTTTGTAATGCGCTATATTAAACAGACTTCTGCTTTACCTTTTTGA
- a CDS encoding DMT family transporter codes for MTKYIIIVALGALSYGMLSSFAKIAYEQGYSAGEITFTQASIGAVILGAIAFIRNKKQKQAHKTKRWKLLLAGTSMGISAYTYYLSVAYIPASLAIVLLMQMTWMSMLAEWIFFKKKPSMVEISSAAIIIVGTIFAGNLLNAKDLNFSRLGIALSIGSALLYTLYVLFTSKLGNDVPMFEKSALMTTGSAMMILLINLKSITTSTHLDLGLLQWGAFLAIFGTIIPPICFTTGMPKIGAGLSAILLTLELPAAVFCAHLILHEQVMFLQITGIAIMLGAIIYLNLSKSWQEKKSLTAKPTV; via the coding sequence ATGACAAAGTATATTATTATAGTTGCTCTTGGAGCATTGAGTTACGGGATGCTGTCATCGTTTGCAAAAATCGCATACGAACAAGGTTATAGTGCAGGGGAAATAACCTTTACCCAGGCGAGTATCGGTGCAGTAATACTTGGAGCTATCGCTTTTATTCGTAACAAGAAACAAAAACAGGCTCATAAGACCAAAAGATGGAAACTGCTTTTAGCGGGTACATCAATGGGCATTTCAGCCTATACCTATTATTTGTCGGTAGCATACATCCCCGCATCATTAGCCATCGTCCTGCTCATGCAAATGACCTGGATGAGTATGCTCGCCGAATGGATTTTCTTTAAAAAGAAACCCTCAATGGTTGAAATCAGTTCGGCAGCCATTATTATTGTGGGAACTATCTTTGCAGGCAATTTACTAAATGCCAAAGACCTGAATTTCTCCCGTTTAGGCATTGCTTTAAGCATAGGTTCGGCTTTGTTATACACTTTATATGTACTGTTTACAAGCAAATTGGGAAATGACGTACCCATGTTTGAAAAAAGCGCATTAATGACAACCGGTTCAGCAATGATGATTTTACTTATCAACCTCAAATCCATTACCACAAGTACGCATTTAGATTTAGGATTACTTCAGTGGGGAGCATTCTTAGCCATTTTCGGAACTATAATACCGCCGATATGCTTTACCACAGGAATGCCTAAAATCGGCGCTGGTTTAAGTGCCATTTTACTAACCTTGGAATTGCCAGCAGCCGTTTTCTGCGCACACCTCATTCTTCACGAGCAGGTTATGTTTTTACAGATAACAGGTATTGCTATTATGCTTGGGGCTATTATCTACCTTAACCTTTCTAAATCCTGGCAGGAGAAAAAATCTTTAACTGCCAAACCAACCGTATAA
- a CDS encoding alpha/beta hydrolase produces MTEKNINTLLDINGNQLYVELQYDYPNNPTIVFLHDSLGCVQLWRDFPQKLAEATQCNILVYDRLGYGKSEPMPTHERPIHYMELEADILNGLLTTLNIDNAILFGHSDGGSIALLTASKYPQNIKAVICEAGHIFVEAVTLKGIYEVMEAYKTTNLPERLAKYHGDKVDTIFKAWTET; encoded by the coding sequence ATGACAGAGAAAAACATTAATACATTATTAGATATAAACGGCAATCAGCTTTATGTAGAATTGCAGTACGATTATCCCAATAATCCGACTATTGTTTTTTTACACGATAGTTTAGGTTGCGTACAGCTTTGGCGGGATTTTCCTCAAAAATTAGCAGAAGCGACTCAGTGTAATATATTGGTATATGACCGTTTAGGCTACGGGAAGTCTGAACCTATGCCCACTCATGAAAGACCAATCCATTATATGGAATTGGAAGCCGATATTTTGAACGGCTTACTGACTACATTGAATATTGATAACGCTATCTTATTCGGACATAGCGATGGCGGTAGTATTGCATTACTTACCGCAAGCAAATATCCTCAAAACATTAAAGCCGTTATCTGCGAAGCAGGACACATTTTTGTAGAAGCCGTTACGCTAAAAGGGATTTACGAAGTGATGGAAGCCTATAAAACTACCAATCTACCTGAACGCCTGGCGAAGTATCACGGCGACAAAGTGGACACCATATTCAAAGCGTGGACAGAAACATAG
- a CDS encoding helix-turn-helix domain-containing protein, which yields MAKKYNIPSFLKYINIKGSLNDSIQVIHYDEHKNILLKSEPVELDFYLIAIKSNIDVQPPIEEMSASYLFLDRPGNLMEWDLSGSFLGYGIFISDKLIKKYAKDYTFTGYNRHEALYLTERESKILLDLFIKAHDEFNQNEFSEDVIASYTSLILSYTQTFYERQFQSRSKIYNKVVADFYKQLDQYFDNDRKEEFPTVNHFAAKANLSVNYFGDVIKHFTGQSPIEHIHQYIIQVAKTKLRETKLTVNEIAYSLGFEYPTYFTRFFRQKTGISPKVFRNQ from the coding sequence ATGGCAAAGAAATATAATATACCTTCATTTTTAAAATACATCAATATCAAAGGATCATTGAATGACAGTATACAGGTGATCCATTACGATGAACACAAAAATATATTACTAAAATCCGAGCCCGTTGAGTTGGATTTCTATCTTATTGCCATAAAAAGCAATATCGATGTACAACCGCCCATCGAAGAAATGTCAGCATCATATCTGTTTTTAGACAGACCGGGAAACCTGATGGAATGGGATTTATCCGGGTCCTTTCTGGGTTATGGTATATTTATCAGCGATAAGCTGATAAAGAAGTATGCAAAGGATTATACATTTACTGGATACAACAGGCATGAGGCTCTTTATTTGACCGAGCGTGAAAGTAAGATACTGCTTGACCTTTTTATAAAAGCTCATGATGAGTTTAATCAGAATGAGTTTTCGGAAGATGTAATCGCATCCTATACATCATTGATTCTTTCCTATACACAGACTTTTTATGAGCGTCAGTTTCAGTCCCGAAGCAAAATCTACAATAAGGTTGTGGCTGATTTCTATAAGCAGTTAGACCAATACTTTGACAATGACAGAAAAGAGGAGTTTCCCACTGTCAATCATTTCGCAGCTAAAGCCAACCTTTCCGTCAATTATTTTGGGGATGTTATCAAGCACTTTACAGGACAATCACCTATAGAGCATATTCACCAATATATCATACAAGTAGCTAAAACTAAGTTACGAGAAACTAAGCTCACAGTTAATGAAATAGCTTATAGTCTGGGCTTTGAATATCCTACCTATTTTACACGTTTCTTCCGTCAGAAGACAGGTATCTCACCTAAAGTTTTCAGGAATCAGTAA
- a CDS encoding alkaline phosphatase family protein produces the protein MFDKTIKILFISLALTGLSAQKKKVNAVEKPKLVVGIVVDQMRWDYLYRYEQKYGKEGFKRMLKEGYSLNNVHIPYIPTITAVGHTSIYTGSVPSIHGIIGNNWMDKETGKSVYCTADPNVNPVGSADRKNGSHSPVNLWTTTVTDQLRIASNFRSKVVGVSLKDRASILPAGHNPTAAFWFDDSTGNFISSSYYMNELPNWVNSFNNEKNPEKLLSNGWNTILPINEYTESTEDNVQWEQAVGNAKEPIFPYKNLMTDYIMNKGVIRTTPFGNTLTLQFAKSTLDHYGLGKGEETDFLAINLASTDYIGHSYGPNSIEVEDAYIRLDRDLSAFFKTLDEKVGKNNYLVFLSADHGGANSEGFLKSNKIPSGFFDEDLKKILEGELYRKYQTEKIVLGIDNYQIYLNDDIINEKGLNTEDVKSVIIGYLNKKTEILFAFDLKKTVTYPIPEPLKSRAINGYNWKRSGDIQIVPRDGILPNYAKKGTTHGAWNSYDSHIPLIFMGWGIKNGKSDTDYYMTDIAPTISALLRIEFPSGTVGNPIIEVLGE, from the coding sequence ATGTTTGATAAAACTATAAAAATACTATTCATATCTCTCGCTTTAACAGGCTTAAGTGCACAAAAAAAGAAAGTTAATGCAGTCGAAAAACCCAAACTTGTTGTGGGGATTGTTGTTGACCAGATGCGTTGGGATTATCTCTACCGTTATGAACAAAAATACGGTAAAGAAGGTTTTAAAAGAATGCTGAAAGAGGGTTATTCTCTCAATAATGTTCACATCCCTTACATTCCGACAATAACTGCTGTCGGACATACTTCTATCTATACCGGGTCTGTTCCGTCCATTCACGGAATTATAGGAAACAACTGGATGGATAAAGAAACAGGAAAGAGCGTGTATTGTACAGCTGATCCAAATGTAAACCCTGTTGGTTCTGCAGATAGGAAAAACGGTAGCCATTCTCCCGTCAATTTATGGACAACCACAGTTACGGATCAATTGAGGATCGCCAGTAACTTCAGATCAAAAGTAGTTGGGGTTTCATTAAAAGACCGCGCTTCTATTTTACCGGCCGGGCATAATCCTACAGCTGCATTTTGGTTTGATGACTCTACCGGAAATTTTATTAGCAGCTCATATTATATGAATGAACTGCCCAATTGGGTCAACAGCTTCAATAATGAAAAGAATCCTGAAAAATTATTGTCCAATGGTTGGAATACCATTTTACCAATAAATGAATATACAGAAAGTACGGAAGACAATGTGCAATGGGAGCAAGCTGTCGGCAATGCTAAAGAACCGATATTTCCCTATAAAAATTTAATGACCGATTATATTATGAATAAAGGAGTAATAAGAACAACTCCTTTTGGAAATACGCTGACGTTGCAGTTTGCTAAATCGACTTTGGATCATTATGGATTAGGAAAAGGGGAGGAAACCGATTTTCTGGCAATTAATCTTGCCTCTACAGATTATATAGGACATTCTTATGGACCTAATTCTATTGAAGTTGAAGATGCCTATATCCGATTAGACAGAGATCTGTCCGCATTTTTTAAGACACTGGACGAAAAAGTAGGAAAAAATAATTATTTGGTTTTCTTATCCGCCGATCACGGCGGAGCTAACTCGGAAGGATTTTTAAAATCGAATAAGATACCAAGCGGGTTTTTTGATGAAGATTTAAAAAAAATATTAGAAGGGGAGCTTTACAGGAAATATCAGACTGAAAAAATTGTTTTGGGTATCGACAATTATCAGATTTACCTTAATGATGATATAATAAATGAAAAGGGATTAAATACAGAAGATGTAAAATCAGTAATCATTGGTTATTTAAATAAAAAAACTGAGATTTTGTTTGCATTTGATCTGAAAAAAACAGTAACATATCCTATTCCGGAGCCGTTAAAATCACGTGCGATAAATGGTTATAACTGGAAAAGAAGTGGTGATATACAAATTGTTCCCCGTGACGGAATATTACCAAACTATGCAAAAAAAGGAACTACCCACGGTGCCTGGAACTCTTATGATTCTCATATACCGCTTATTTTTATGGGCTGGGGAATTAAAAATGGAAAAAGCGATACCGATTATTATATGACCGATATTGCGCCTACGATTTCAGCTTTGTTGCGTATCGAGTTTCCAAGTGGAACGGTTGGTAATCCGATTATAGAAGTGCTTGGGGAATAG
- a CDS encoding alpha/beta hydrolase-fold protein: MFRKIITATIILCIINNITAQKLSSSNILLKQNHIVVNKNNQLNIRFYKPEAKTVELKGGDVFSNLHIDVQKEASGYWNIITSPVDIGFHYFWLEVDKEKYLLPKNEKYYAYNSLVNGFEVDSGEDFFKNKNVPKGIIKKQNYFSKNLHEKRNYYLYYPSGFNKNKTYPLLVLYHGAGEDNTGWIKQGKIQNILDNLIAEKKIEPIMIVLVEGEIQDHKNSDIETSTLKNINSVEKELVEGVLFSLKNKFNFSDFYIAGLSRGSFQALKISNDYSGMFSKIGLFSPVIYGGNNDDRFKLLNTQLFKDQSFFIGIGSIEKERYFNFRNSLIKELETQNTDLKSYESSGTYHEWLTWRRCLYEFLIWLNNK, encoded by the coding sequence ATGTTTAGAAAAATCATCACTGCGACAATCATATTATGCATCATTAATAATATCACTGCTCAAAAACTATCGAGCTCAAATATATTATTAAAACAAAATCATATTGTTGTTAATAAAAACAATCAGCTTAATATAAGGTTCTATAAACCTGAAGCTAAAACTGTTGAGCTGAAAGGTGGTGATGTTTTTTCAAACCTGCATATTGATGTGCAAAAAGAAGCGTCCGGATATTGGAATATAATAACTTCACCCGTAGATATAGGTTTCCATTATTTTTGGCTGGAGGTAGATAAAGAAAAATACCTGCTTCCAAAAAATGAAAAGTATTATGCATACAATTCATTGGTAAATGGTTTCGAAGTAGATTCGGGTGAAGATTTTTTCAAAAATAAAAATGTTCCAAAGGGGATCATCAAAAAACAAAACTATTTTTCAAAAAACCTTCACGAAAAAAGAAATTACTATCTGTATTATCCGTCTGGCTTTAATAAAAACAAAACGTATCCGCTCTTGGTTTTATATCACGGTGCCGGTGAAGATAATACAGGCTGGATAAAACAGGGTAAGATTCAAAATATCTTAGATAATCTTATTGCTGAGAAAAAGATCGAACCAATAATGATCGTATTGGTGGAAGGTGAAATTCAGGATCATAAAAATTCTGATATAGAAACTTCTACTTTGAAAAACATCAATTCAGTAGAGAAAGAGCTGGTAGAGGGTGTTTTATTTTCACTTAAAAATAAATTTAATTTTTCTGATTTCTATATTGCCGGTTTATCAAGAGGAAGTTTTCAAGCCCTAAAAATCAGTAATGATTATTCTGGCATGTTCTCAAAAATCGGACTTTTCAGTCCTGTTATTTATGGAGGGAACAATGATGACCGGTTTAAGTTATTAAATACACAATTATTTAAAGATCAATCTTTTTTTATTGGAATCGGAAGCATAGAAAAAGAACGATATTTTAATTTCAGAAATTCTTTAATCAAAGAGTTAGAGACACAAAATACTGATCTTAAATCCTATGAATCTTCAGGCACCTATCACGAGTGGTTAACGTGGCGGAGATGTTTATATGAATTCCTGATTTGGCTAAATAACAAATAA
- a CDS encoding TonB-dependent receptor, whose product MKNKSILFIVGIASLYLNNAYAQQTQQDSLKSKNIDEVVVTGVFDKRLRMNSPIAISVLKGDILEKQVPVSASDLLKNVPGVYVNSSNGEIRNSVASRGITVGTQDGSFGYEYVSMQEDGLPITNTTYYNYGPDFFLRADATIERLDAVRGGSSSITTANAPGGIFNYISKTGGKKIEGEARFRTGFQGHDNNGLYRTDLNVGGPLAENLFFNIGGFYRYDEGARSPSGYPLNNGGQIKANIVKKYSTGSLKLYVKYLKDRNGYSMAIPTRGYGDPRPAEGFNNSSSVLLPPVTYDQGNFVEGGNLHYDSRRLVDNTYRSVGLNWEQKLGDGWNLDNKIRVSNNDVRYNSSTNISIIAADNSEFFKLFGMEKGAGTFTFRDHNTGQALYSINSTGGSAPVYSVTANNLPGQSLRNNGVFISPLQTYQNKVKEVLNQLTITKKWNNMNFALGGYFGYSDVARVSGGGGVAITAIEPNPRILDMEFTGTLNGNTGTYQMTNLGGMAQFASNNGSLLGFYATQRQIAGFFGHTWDITPELTLDWGVRYESQNIKGHNTRAYLKSTAGPDGNPLTTYDNTVLDRNETVEYDRTLEAFSYSAALNYRFNTNLSVYTRFSQGKKSPDLDVYFAANRVGTIGLLDPQQRTTNQLEAGLKAKYNKFDLFVTPFYSVLKNVPSGGSATLADGSFYALPTLYNDFRTFGLEVESNVRPIDILSIRAVVTLQKSKITDGTYWVVNKPGMADDEIASFSGNETGATPRLFFNITPNLTLNKFYTFLTWNYMGKRQANNSNAFTLPAFSMFDLGAGYNFNERLSASVNVNNLFNTYATMSWTRPGSYADQRASLDGFTQANYQAAEAANMPYFTVANPPRSTFVSVVYKF is encoded by the coding sequence ATGAAAAACAAATCAATTCTTTTCATTGTAGGCATTGCATCACTCTACCTGAACAATGCTTACGCACAGCAAACTCAACAGGACTCTCTCAAATCAAAAAATATTGACGAGGTAGTGGTTACCGGTGTATTTGACAAACGATTGAGAATGAATTCACCTATTGCGATTTCAGTTCTTAAGGGAGATATTCTAGAAAAACAGGTTCCGGTAAGTGCATCAGATCTACTGAAAAATGTTCCCGGCGTATATGTAAATTCTTCCAACGGAGAGATCAGAAACAGTGTGGCCTCCCGAGGTATTACCGTAGGAACTCAGGATGGCAGTTTTGGTTATGAATATGTATCAATGCAAGAAGATGGCTTGCCAATTACCAATACAACCTATTACAATTATGGCCCTGATTTTTTCCTTCGTGCAGATGCAACTATCGAAAGGCTTGACGCAGTAAGAGGAGGATCTTCTTCCATTACAACAGCGAATGCCCCTGGAGGTATTTTCAATTATATTTCCAAAACCGGAGGAAAAAAAATTGAAGGTGAAGCAAGGTTCAGAACAGGATTTCAAGGTCACGACAACAACGGATTGTACCGTACAGATCTTAATGTAGGTGGGCCATTAGCTGAAAATTTATTTTTCAATATTGGTGGATTTTACCGTTATGATGAAGGTGCAAGAAGTCCGAGTGGCTATCCTTTGAACAATGGTGGACAGATAAAAGCCAATATTGTCAAAAAGTACAGTACAGGGTCATTAAAGCTTTATGTAAAATATCTAAAAGACAGAAACGGTTATTCTATGGCAATTCCGACAAGGGGTTACGGAGATCCTAGGCCTGCAGAAGGATTTAATAATAGCTCATCTGTTCTTTTACCGCCGGTAACTTACGATCAGGGGAATTTTGTAGAAGGCGGAAATCTGCATTATGATTCAAGAAGGCTGGTGGATAATACATATCGTTCCGTAGGACTGAATTGGGAGCAAAAATTAGGAGATGGTTGGAATCTTGATAACAAAATAAGAGTGTCTAATAACGATGTACGTTACAATTCGTCTACCAATATTTCTATTATTGCGGCAGATAACTCAGAGTTTTTTAAATTATTCGGAATGGAAAAAGGTGCCGGAACTTTCACATTCAGAGATCATAACACGGGACAGGCATTATACAGTATTAATTCTACTGGCGGTAGTGCTCCGGTGTATTCGGTAACAGCCAATAATCTGCCTGGGCAGAGCCTGAGAAATAATGGCGTATTTATTTCACCGCTTCAGACGTACCAAAATAAAGTAAAAGAAGTGCTTAATCAGCTTACCATTACCAAAAAGTGGAACAATATGAACTTTGCACTTGGTGGATATTTCGGGTATTCTGATGTTGCAAGAGTTTCTGGTGGAGGAGGTGTTGCCATTACAGCAATAGAACCGAATCCAAGAATTCTCGATATGGAATTTACAGGAACTTTAAACGGAAATACAGGAACTTATCAAATGACCAACCTTGGTGGTATGGCACAATTTGCAAGCAATAATGGTTCTTTATTAGGGTTTTATGCTACACAAAGACAGATTGCTGGATTCTTTGGACATACTTGGGATATTACACCAGAGCTTACTTTGGATTGGGGCGTTCGATATGAAAGCCAAAACATCAAAGGGCATAATACAAGAGCTTACCTGAAATCAACTGCAGGTCCGGACGGAAATCCTTTGACAACGTATGACAATACGGTATTAGATAGAAATGAAACAGTAGAATACGATCGCACATTAGAGGCTTTTTCTTATTCGGCGGCTCTTAATTATAGATTTAATACTAATTTATCAGTTTATACCCGATTTTCTCAAGGTAAAAAATCTCCGGATTTGGATGTTTATTTTGCAGCAAACCGTGTTGGAACAATCGGTTTATTAGACCCTCAGCAACGTACAACCAATCAGCTGGAAGCAGGTCTGAAGGCCAAGTATAATAAATTTGACCTTTTTGTTACACCATTTTACAGTGTACTGAAAAATGTTCCTTCAGGAGGATCTGCAACTTTAGCAGATGGTAGTTTCTATGCTTTACCAACTTTATACAATGATTTCAGAACTTTTGGTTTAGAAGTTGAATCCAATGTAAGACCTATCGATATTTTAAGTATCAGAGCGGTTGTTACTTTACAAAAATCTAAAATCACAGATGGAACGTACTGGGTGGTTAACAAGCCGGGAATGGCAGATGATGAGATTGCTTCTTTCTCTGGAAATGAAACAGGAGCTACGCCAAGATTATTTTTTAATATTACACCTAACTTAACCTTAAACAAATTCTACACGTTCCTAACGTGGAATTATATGGGTAAAAGACAGGCAAATAATTCTAACGCATTTACTTTACCGGCATTCTCTATGTTTGATTTGGGAGCAGGATATAATTTCAATGAGAGATTATCAGCTTCGGTAAATGTTAATAATTTGTTCAACACTTATGCGACAATGAGCTGGACAAGACCTGGGTCTTATGCTGACCAAAGAGCGAGCTTAGATGGTTTTACACAAGCAAATTATCAGGCTGCAGAAGCCGCTAATATGCCTTATTTTACGGTAGCCAACCCTCCAAGATCTACGTTTGTTTCAGTGGTATACAAGTTTTAA